From the genome of Candidatus Nitrosocosmicus oleophilus, one region includes:
- a CDS encoding SLC13 family permease, producing the protein MQNSHSTPSAKLGKTKLFGLILGPVLFLIFLVSPAPEGLPEQGKLVAGITLWLVVWWVTEAVSIYATALLPLALFPITGVLSLRVVGAEYMSPIIILLLGMCLVVLAVEKSGLQRKIAFGIISIFGYSPKRIILGFMICTALISTVIMSTTVAILIIPMVFSILSLLSDNGIKVSTKFKVMLLLGVAFSSSIGSITTLIASPPNLMYAEIVHELFDKTITFGAWSSVAAPLAFTMLMISIIYFTSQVRKEQMDEMLIKKIIVAEKEKLGKITGEQKASLIILIFVLVLMFAAPYWAGDDSYIETAVIAILGGVSLFVIPKNRTEKFLNWSDVQKVPLGVLFILGAGISLSLAFTTSGLADYLGTKLSVLSILPFPVIVIIIVSITMIIGNTMSNTATAAIFIPVVASMASINHWPPLPFLAAITLSSSLAFLLPMGTPPNALVYEKGKIQINEMIKNGIVLTVFAIIMISVFTIFLYPLLLPDIS; encoded by the coding sequence ATGCAGAACAGCCATTCCACCCCATCTGCAAAACTAGGTAAAACTAAGTTGTTTGGACTCATTTTAGGTCCAGTTTTGTTCTTAATCTTCCTTGTTAGTCCTGCCCCAGAAGGCTTACCAGAGCAAGGTAAACTGGTGGCGGGTATAACACTTTGGCTTGTAGTGTGGTGGGTCACTGAAGCTGTTAGTATTTATGCAACTGCTCTATTACCTCTGGCTCTGTTCCCTATAACTGGAGTTTTATCACTTAGGGTGGTTGGGGCAGAATACATGAGTCCGATAATTATTCTTCTATTGGGGATGTGTTTGGTCGTTCTTGCAGTTGAAAAATCTGGTTTACAACGAAAAATTGCGTTTGGGATCATCAGCATTTTCGGTTATTCACCCAAGAGGATAATCCTTGGCTTTATGATCTGTACGGCTTTAATTTCCACGGTTATTATGAGTACGACGGTTGCTATTCTGATCATTCCAATGGTTTTTTCCATTTTGTCCTTGCTTTCTGATAATGGTATTAAAGTGAGTACAAAGTTTAAAGTCATGCTTTTACTAGGTGTTGCATTTTCCTCTTCAATTGGAAGTATTACAACACTCATTGCATCTCCTCCTAATCTTATGTATGCAGAAATAGTACATGAGTTATTTGACAAGACGATTACTTTCGGCGCCTGGTCTTCAGTAGCTGCACCACTGGCATTTACGATGTTGATGATATCCATAATATACTTCACAAGTCAAGTTAGAAAGGAGCAAATGGATGAAATGCTCATCAAAAAGATAATTGTCGCTGAAAAAGAAAAGTTAGGAAAAATTACAGGAGAGCAAAAGGCATCTTTAATCATTTTAATCTTCGTTTTGGTCTTGATGTTCGCAGCTCCTTATTGGGCTGGTGATGATTCATATATTGAAACTGCAGTAATTGCAATTCTTGGCGGTGTATCGCTTTTTGTGATACCAAAAAATAGAACCGAAAAGTTTCTAAACTGGTCGGATGTACAAAAAGTCCCGCTAGGCGTTTTGTTTATCCTTGGTGCAGGAATTTCCCTGTCATTGGCGTTTACAACATCAGGCCTTGCTGATTATCTGGGGACCAAATTATCGGTATTAAGTATTCTACCCTTCCCAGTAATAGTAATAATTATTGTTTCTATTACAATGATTATTGGTAATACCATGTCAAATACTGCAACGGCAGCTATATTCATACCCGTTGTTGCTAGCATGGCTTCAATCAATCACTGGCCTCCATTACCTTTTCTTGCTGCGATTACGCTATCTAGTTCCCTTGCGTTCCTCCTGCCAATGGGGACTCCTCCAAATGCACTAGTTTATGAAAAAGGCAAAATACAGATCAACGAGATGATTAAAAATGGAATTGTACTCACCGTTTTTGCAATTATCATGATATCGGTGTTTACAATCTTCCTATACCCTTTGCTTTTGCCAGATATATCCTGA
- a CDS encoding SIMPL domain-containing protein, with protein sequence MSNNFEKNLKRNVNNLNILLFLGLGLGFIALNVISMEPIGVFAQATLSDQDNKTQLASLNNTLFVSGSATDKVKTDLVTISIGVQSTNQSVTDAVTSNSKIANEIITSLRNNGVKENEISTSQYTIQPNFNFTESGISVQTGFTVSNILTIQSPNFDNISSWIDSAVNAGANTINGVDFRISDKSLESVTNALIEQAIINARQNAEVAASAIGSAIVGIKSISVNTDGFNPVPFNDQIMQKSFASVVTSTPILPGQQEVSVTVQITYLLN encoded by the coding sequence ATGTCAAACAATTTTGAAAAAAATTTGAAACGAAATGTCAATAATCTTAACATCCTATTATTTTTGGGATTGGGATTGGGATTTATAGCTCTCAACGTTATAAGCATGGAACCTATAGGCGTATTTGCCCAAGCCACGCTTTCCGACCAAGACAATAAAACTCAATTAGCTTCTCTCAATAATACTTTATTTGTATCGGGTTCTGCAACGGACAAAGTGAAAACTGATTTGGTAACTATCTCGATTGGGGTACAATCTACAAATCAATCTGTAACTGATGCAGTAACTTCAAATTCGAAAATAGCAAACGAAATAATCACTAGTTTAAGAAATAATGGCGTCAAAGAAAATGAGATCAGTACATCTCAGTATACAATTCAACCTAATTTCAATTTTACAGAATCAGGAATTAGTGTACAAACAGGGTTCACAGTGTCTAACATATTGACGATTCAAAGTCCTAACTTTGATAATATTTCATCCTGGATTGATTCTGCAGTTAATGCAGGAGCCAATACCATCAATGGAGTGGATTTTAGAATTTCTGACAAGTCATTGGAAAGTGTTACAAATGCGCTCATAGAGCAAGCTATTATTAACGCCAGACAAAATGCAGAGGTAGCCGCTTCGGCAATAGGGTCTGCAATCGTCGGTATCAAATCAATATCAGTTAACACGGATGGCTTCAACCCCGTGCCTTTTAACGATCAGATTATGCAGAAATCGTTTGCATCTGTTGTGACCTCAACCCCAATTCTCCCAGGACAGCAAGAGGTTTCTGTCACAGTGCAGATAACCTACTTGCTTAACTAG
- a CDS encoding SDR family oxidoreductase has protein sequence MIKGKVILITGASSGIGYTTALTLSKAGATIIAGARRIDKLESLKKAIRDQNGEILINQLDVTKRQDCTNLANSAVDKYGKIDVLINNAGLMPLSFVKNLKIDEWDRMVDVNIKGVLYSTAAVIPHMLSNKSGHIVNISSIAGRLVFPAGSVYCATKHAVTAFSEGLRQELSQRSNIRVTCIEPGVVATELNNTITDSSLQGFLESVKKMEPLQAQDIANAILFAIDSPNHMNVNEIMIRPVQQER, from the coding sequence ATGATTAAGGGTAAAGTCATATTAATTACGGGGGCAAGCAGCGGGATCGGATATACAACGGCCTTAACTTTGTCTAAAGCAGGAGCAACTATTATTGCAGGCGCACGCAGGATTGATAAACTAGAGAGTTTGAAAAAGGCAATTAGAGATCAAAATGGGGAGATCTTGATAAACCAACTAGACGTAACAAAGAGGCAAGATTGCACCAACCTTGCAAATTCGGCTGTTGACAAATATGGAAAGATTGATGTTTTAATAAATAACGCGGGTCTTATGCCGCTGAGTTTTGTAAAGAACTTAAAAATAGACGAGTGGGACAGAATGGTGGATGTAAACATAAAAGGTGTACTATATAGTACAGCAGCTGTTATTCCTCACATGCTATCAAATAAGTCTGGTCATATTGTGAATATTTCTTCAATAGCAGGTAGATTGGTGTTTCCGGCAGGTAGTGTTTACTGCGCTACAAAGCATGCCGTTACTGCATTTAGCGAGGGATTGAGACAGGAATTAAGTCAACGATCTAACATTCGTGTTACTTGCATAGAACCAGGTGTAGTTGCAACAGAGCTTAACAATACCATTACTGATAGTTCACTACAAGGTTTTCTGGAATCGGTTAAAAAAATGGAACCGCTGCAAGCTCAAGACATAGCAAATGCTATTCTATTTGCAATAGATTCGCCAAATCATATGAATGTAAATGAAATTATGATAAGACCTGTACAACAGGAAAGGTAG
- a CDS encoding polyprenol monophosphomannose synthase, producing MNENIICRKTQDDLIKKLNNPPLFSIIIPTYNESQNIVNLVNSIYTCVKAQGCYEIVIIDDNSPDCTVDKIIEAFDEKKGFNLYKIRDTVGIQSHKHFFIYPLHDESFFIKIVKRKERSGLISAIYEGFKSSISDYLIVMDADFSHTPIHINSLIEEIRNSRCDLVIASRYLKGGRIVGWTSKRIFYSKFATNLSRLLFRLSNVSDPMSGFFVTKRDVVRKMEFNTSGFKILLEILVKSKSIKIKEIPYTFTDRANGSSKLNSKVTIDFFKSLYILHKHH from the coding sequence ATGAACGAAAATATAATATGTAGAAAAACTCAGGATGACCTGATAAAGAAACTTAACAATCCTCCCTTATTCTCAATTATTATCCCAACTTATAATGAATCACAAAATATAGTTAATTTAGTAAATTCCATCTATACCTGCGTAAAAGCCCAAGGGTGCTATGAGATAGTCATAATTGATGATAATTCTCCAGATTGCACTGTTGATAAGATAATTGAAGCTTTTGATGAAAAAAAAGGATTCAATTTATACAAGATACGTGATACAGTAGGTATTCAGTCGCATAAGCATTTTTTTATTTATCCCCTTCATGATGAGAGCTTTTTTATAAAGATAGTAAAGAGAAAAGAGCGGTCAGGTTTGATATCAGCCATATATGAGGGATTTAAATCTTCAATTAGTGACTATCTTATAGTAATGGATGCTGACTTTTCACATACACCAATACATATCAATAGTTTGATCGAGGAGATCAGAAATTCTAGGTGTGATCTAGTAATTGCATCACGGTACTTGAAGGGTGGTAGAATAGTAGGATGGACTTCAAAGCGGATTTTTTATAGCAAATTTGCCACAAATTTATCAAGACTCTTATTCAGATTGTCTAATGTATCAGATCCAATGTCCGGTTTTTTTGTAACAAAAAGAGATGTCGTAAGGAAAATGGAATTTAACACTTCTGGATTTAAGATTCTTCTAGAGATATTAGTAAAGTCAAAATCTATAAAGATTAAGGAAATTCCCTACACTTTTACTGATAGAGCAAATGGCTCAAGTAAACTTAATTCAAAAGTAACTATTGACTTTTTCAAAAGCTTGTATATCTTGCACAAACATCATTGA
- a CDS encoding ABC transporter substrate-binding protein, protein MTTYSRILSFLPSATEIIFELGLDDILKGVTHECNYPKRALQIPKIIEPSIDFEQLDSSDIDKKVMEMSFKKEPLFKIDVDKIREIKPDLIISQNMCSVCAPFDKEIQRTVEILGYEPRNLVLNPSSLSEIFQSIIVLGKELDREQEALKVTSQLEERINKIKSILHDPVKKHLFDSRPKVLCLDWLNPFYVAGHWVPEMLDIVGAKGLNGQGGLDSHQINSTKIAQLDPNKVILMPCGFDITRTQKEYQKIKDSKWDSLRANREKEIYIVNSSAFFSKPSPRIVIGIEILSKIVHPEAFEDIRIPNSGFIKI, encoded by the coding sequence TTGACAACTTACTCTAGAATTCTCTCGTTCTTACCGAGTGCAACTGAAATTATTTTTGAATTAGGACTTGATGATATCTTAAAAGGTGTTACTCACGAATGTAATTATCCTAAAAGAGCTCTACAAATACCAAAGATAATTGAACCATCAATAGATTTTGAACAACTGGATAGTTCAGATATAGATAAGAAAGTAATGGAAATGTCATTCAAAAAAGAGCCATTATTCAAGATCGATGTAGATAAAATAAGGGAAATAAAACCAGATCTGATAATTAGTCAGAATATGTGCTCAGTGTGCGCACCTTTTGATAAGGAAATACAGAGAACTGTTGAGATCTTGGGATATGAACCTCGTAATTTAGTACTGAATCCTTCGAGCCTTTCTGAAATATTTCAAAGTATAATAGTTTTGGGTAAAGAATTAGACAGAGAACAAGAGGCTCTTAAGGTTACCTCTCAGCTTGAGGAAAGAATTAACAAAATAAAGTCGATTTTACATGATCCAGTCAAGAAACACCTTTTTGATAGTCGACCCAAGGTCTTGTGCTTAGATTGGCTGAACCCGTTTTATGTTGCCGGGCATTGGGTACCTGAAATGCTAGATATAGTTGGAGCAAAGGGTTTAAATGGACAGGGCGGTTTGGATTCCCACCAAATTAACTCAACGAAAATAGCACAGTTGGATCCAAACAAGGTGATTTTAATGCCATGCGGGTTTGATATTACTAGGACCCAGAAAGAATATCAAAAGATAAAAGATTCAAAGTGGGATTCATTAAGAGCAAATAGAGAAAAGGAAATCTATATCGTAAATTCTAGTGCATTTTTCAGTAAACCTAGTCCTAGAATCGTAATTGGAATAGAAATATTAAGCAAGATTGTTCATC